From the Kitasatospora viridis genome, one window contains:
- a CDS encoding ATP-binding protein yields MAGRSGEAYPDPESAADLPEFIDLLGQLRICSGQPSYRTLAARIGPRLRPPQTLSHTTVSDLFQRRRRRLDLDLVLALVRALGVDEPAVARWRTACVRVHSEAKRGGPSGVLRQLPGDLATFTGRRRELAQLLAAVTEPGADRAATAVVRVIEGMGGIGKTRLAVHTAHRLVAAGRCTDAQLYADLRGFDPEQPPADPATVLDAFLRQLGIPGAQIPPGRDARAAMFRDRLHDRDALVLLDNAANEQQVRDLLPAGPDCVVLITSRRSLAGLDGATVQLLGGFSPAEAVALLARIAGADRVAAEPAAAEVIVRACGLLPLAVALVSARLRSRPSWTLAELAAQLDTDPLDLVRAGDRSLRLALDLSYQGLAPPARHLFRSLGLHPGEDFAPCTAAALAGIDEAAARGLLERLQDEHLLLERPGRRYGLHDLVRRYAGELCAEPGFAPAREAAVGRLADWLQLTAAAINTAVSPGNAAVPPPAGGRAARLPHTDPADSPSDRAIAFVGAELDGLAPMLRLITRHGHRTAAWQTSYLLAGALDRIRPVQALAITEAGLDAALLLGDPAAERLMHATYAAHCLNVRRPAEALGHAQRAVELVDRTGPFRSKASSHNILGRTLSQLRRYDEAAAAYAQAVAYYRQAEEPRGLAMALGNLAAPLLCLGRGAEAREVLGEAVELSRAGGDQRGAAYALAGLGGLHLRCGDPAAEAVLGEALAAARAITDRAQEALTLNLWADAATAAGDHATAHQRLGAALAIAQRYHHTEAEASTRLRLGRLALHSEDLPTADTELARAVELWSPSYHAHEEARLQHILGLLARCHGDPAAAERHRRAAAALYRLVHAPEDR; encoded by the coding sequence GTGGCCGGTAGATCGGGCGAGGCGTACCCGGATCCCGAGAGCGCGGCCGACCTGCCCGAATTCATCGACCTGCTCGGACAGTTGCGGATCTGCTCCGGCCAGCCCTCCTACCGCACCCTGGCCGCCCGGATCGGCCCGCGGCTGCGCCCGCCCCAGACGCTCTCGCACACCACCGTCTCCGACCTCTTCCAACGCCGCCGGCGCCGCCTCGACCTCGACCTGGTGCTCGCCCTGGTCCGCGCCCTCGGCGTCGACGAGCCGGCCGTCGCCCGCTGGCGGACGGCCTGCGTGCGGGTGCACAGCGAGGCGAAGCGCGGCGGACCGAGCGGCGTACTGCGGCAACTCCCCGGCGACCTGGCCACCTTCACCGGCCGCCGGCGGGAACTCGCCCAGCTCCTGGCGGCGGTGACCGAACCCGGCGCCGACCGCGCGGCCACCGCCGTGGTCCGCGTGATCGAGGGCATGGGCGGGATCGGCAAGACCCGGCTCGCCGTGCACACCGCACACCGCCTGGTGGCCGCCGGGCGCTGCACCGACGCCCAGCTCTACGCCGACCTGCGCGGCTTCGACCCCGAGCAGCCGCCGGCCGACCCCGCCACCGTCCTCGACGCCTTCCTGCGCCAACTCGGCATCCCCGGAGCGCAGATCCCACCCGGGCGGGACGCCCGGGCGGCCATGTTCCGGGACCGCCTGCACGACCGCGACGCCCTGGTCCTGCTCGACAACGCCGCGAACGAGCAGCAGGTGCGCGACCTGCTGCCGGCCGGCCCGGACTGCGTCGTGCTGATCACCAGCCGGCGCAGCCTGGCCGGACTCGACGGCGCCACCGTGCAGCTGCTCGGCGGCTTCAGCCCCGCCGAGGCGGTCGCCCTGCTGGCCCGGATCGCCGGAGCGGACCGGGTCGCGGCCGAGCCCGCAGCCGCCGAAGTGATCGTGCGGGCCTGCGGGTTGCTGCCGCTGGCCGTCGCCCTGGTGTCGGCCCGGCTGCGCAGCCGGCCGTCCTGGACGCTGGCGGAACTGGCCGCACAGCTCGACACCGACCCGCTGGACCTGGTCCGGGCCGGCGACCGGTCACTGCGGCTGGCGCTGGACCTCTCCTACCAGGGGCTGGCACCGCCGGCCCGCCACCTGTTCCGGTCGCTCGGCCTGCACCCCGGCGAGGACTTCGCCCCGTGCACCGCCGCCGCGCTGGCCGGCATCGACGAGGCGGCCGCACGCGGCCTGCTGGAACGGCTGCAGGACGAGCACCTGCTGCTCGAACGGCCGGGCCGGCGGTACGGACTGCACGACCTGGTGCGCCGCTACGCCGGTGAACTCTGCGCCGAACCGGGCTTCGCCCCCGCACGCGAAGCCGCCGTCGGCCGACTCGCCGACTGGCTGCAGCTGACCGCCGCCGCGATCAACACGGCGGTCAGCCCCGGCAACGCCGCCGTGCCCCCGCCGGCCGGCGGCCGCGCAGCCCGGCTCCCCCACACCGACCCGGCCGACTCCCCGAGCGACCGCGCCATCGCCTTCGTCGGCGCCGAACTGGACGGCCTCGCCCCGATGTTGCGCCTGATCACCCGTCACGGGCACCGGACGGCCGCCTGGCAGACCAGCTACCTGCTGGCCGGCGCGCTGGACCGGATCCGGCCGGTGCAGGCACTCGCGATCACCGAGGCCGGACTCGACGCCGCGCTGCTGCTCGGCGACCCGGCCGCCGAGCGGTTGATGCACGCGACCTACGCGGCGCACTGCCTCAACGTCCGCCGCCCCGCCGAAGCACTCGGCCACGCCCAGCGCGCGGTCGAACTCGTCGACCGCACCGGGCCGTTCAGGTCCAAGGCGAGCAGCCACAACATCCTCGGCCGCACCCTGTCCCAACTGCGCCGCTACGACGAGGCGGCGGCGGCCTACGCCCAGGCGGTGGCGTACTACCGGCAGGCCGAGGAGCCGCGCGGACTCGCCATGGCGCTCGGCAACCTCGCCGCGCCGCTGCTCTGCCTCGGCCGCGGCGCCGAGGCGCGCGAGGTGCTCGGTGAGGCGGTGGAGCTCAGCCGGGCCGGCGGCGACCAGCGCGGCGCCGCCTACGCGCTGGCCGGCCTCGGCGGCCTGCACCTGCGGTGCGGCGACCCCGCGGCCGAGGCGGTGCTCGGCGAGGCGCTGGCCGCCGCGCGCGCCATCACCGACCGCGCGCAGGAGGCCCTCACCCTCAACCTCTGGGCCGACGCCGCGACCGCGGCGGGCGACCACGCCACCGCTCACCAGCGGCTCGGCGCCGCGCTCGCCATCGCACAGCGGTACCACCACACCGAGGCCGAGGCCTCGACCCGCCTGCGGCTCGGCCGGCTGGCCCTGCACTCCGAGGACCTGCCGACGGCCGACACCGAGCTCGCCCGGGCCGTGGAGCTCTGGTCCCCCTCGTACCACGCCCACGAGGAGGCCCGCCTGCAGCACATCCTGGGCCTGCTCGCCCGGTGCCACGGCGACCCGGCGGCGGCCGAGCGCCACCGGCGGGCGGCCGCCGCGCTCTACCGCCTGGTCCACGCCCCCGAGGACCGGTGA
- the mscL gene encoding large conductance mechanosensitive channel protein MscL, with protein MLKGFKAFIMRGNVVDLAVAFVMGAAFVAVVTSLVTDLLTPLIAAIFGKQDFSALTFTVNHSTFRYGAFINALIAFVLIAAALYFFVVAPLNHLAERKRRKAGLPPAEEPLTEVELLTEMRDLLRTPPPRV; from the coding sequence ATGCTCAAGGGGTTCAAGGCGTTCATCATGCGCGGGAACGTGGTCGATCTGGCCGTCGCGTTCGTGATGGGCGCGGCGTTCGTGGCGGTGGTCACCAGTCTGGTCACTGACCTGCTGACGCCGCTGATCGCCGCGATCTTCGGCAAGCAGGACTTCTCCGCGCTGACCTTCACGGTCAACCACAGCACCTTCCGGTACGGCGCGTTCATCAACGCGCTGATCGCCTTCGTGCTGATCGCGGCCGCGCTCTACTTCTTCGTGGTGGCGCCGCTGAACCACCTGGCCGAGCGCAAGCGGCGCAAGGCCGGGCTGCCGCCGGCCGAGGAGCCGCTGACCGAGGTCGAGCTGCTCACCGAGATGCGCGACCTGCTGCGCACGCCGCCGCCCCGGGTCTGA
- a CDS encoding PfkB family carbohydrate kinase, with product MLQEPIDVLVLGGAGVDTIVPVPELPLPFADSHQVPEVVTRAGQTGDFVALGLAALGLRTHHLDLLGEDHEGSLVRELHAAHGIPLTAFALPRGTRRAVNLVGPDGRRLSLYDASRGSAEDRFPAPVLRELAGASRHVHVAITRPCAAALPELIALGVPLSTDLHDWDGVNPYHEPFALAADVVFLSAAALGDPEPTMRRILREGRAEVVVATAGADGSRVLTAADGEPRHQPAVAPPAPVVDSNGAGDAYAAGFLYGMLSGEPLARCARYGAVAGAHACTVPAVRVAPLGRDELHRRTTVQ from the coding sequence ATGTTGCAAGAGCCGATCGACGTGCTGGTGCTAGGTGGGGCCGGCGTGGACACCATCGTCCCGGTGCCGGAGCTGCCGCTGCCGTTCGCGGACAGCCACCAGGTGCCCGAGGTGGTCACCCGGGCCGGGCAGACCGGCGACTTCGTCGCCCTCGGGCTCGCCGCGCTCGGCCTGCGCACGCACCACCTGGACCTGCTCGGCGAGGACCACGAGGGCTCGCTGGTACGGGAGTTGCACGCGGCGCACGGGATACCGCTGACCGCCTTCGCGCTGCCGCGCGGCACCCGACGGGCCGTCAACCTGGTCGGCCCGGACGGGCGCCGGCTCTCGCTCTACGACGCGAGCCGGGGCTCCGCGGAGGACCGCTTCCCGGCGCCGGTGCTGCGCGAGCTGGCCGGGGCCAGCCGGCACGTGCACGTGGCGATCACCCGGCCGTGCGCGGCGGCACTGCCGGAGCTGATCGCGCTGGGGGTGCCGCTCTCGACCGACCTGCACGACTGGGACGGCGTGAACCCGTACCACGAGCCGTTCGCGCTGGCGGCCGACGTGGTGTTCCTGTCGGCGGCGGCGCTCGGCGACCCGGAGCCGACGATGCGCCGGATCCTGCGGGAGGGGCGGGCCGAGGTGGTGGTGGCGACGGCGGGCGCCGACGGGAGCCGGGTGCTGACGGCCGCGGACGGCGAGCCGCGGCACCAGCCGGCCGTCGCGCCGCCCGCCCCGGTGGTGGACTCCAACGGGGCGGGGGACGCCTACGCGGCCGGGTTCCTGTACGGGATGCTGAGCGGTGAGCCGCTGGCGCGGTGCGCGCGGTACGGCGCCGTGGCGGGCGCGCACGCGTGCACGGTGCCGGCGGTGCGGGTGGCGCCGCTGGGGCGGGACGAACTGCACCGGCGGACCACGGTTCAGTAG
- a CDS encoding cupin domain-containing protein, with product MQVVDLREVAAGLPLEWVSSEVGRVDGAGIRVLRMSGEPLPPEVHELPEALLVLDGELLLELAGRELPVRAGELFVVPAGTEHRVAAGSRGTLVLFEAGAAGS from the coding sequence GTGCAGGTGGTGGATCTGCGGGAGGTGGCGGCCGGGCTGCCGCTGGAGTGGGTGTCCAGCGAGGTGGGCCGGGTCGACGGGGCGGGCATCCGGGTGCTGCGGATGTCGGGCGAGCCGCTGCCGCCGGAGGTGCACGAGCTGCCCGAGGCCCTGCTGGTGCTCGACGGGGAGCTGCTGCTGGAGCTGGCGGGCCGTGAGCTCCCGGTGCGTGCCGGGGAGTTGTTCGTCGTCCCGGCGGGCACCGAGCACCGGGTGGCGGCCGGCAGTCGGGGCACCCTGGTGCTGTTCGAGGCCGGAGCCGCCGGCTCATGA
- a CDS encoding LacI family DNA-binding transcriptional regulator: MSSSAQRPAGGPGARPTLEEVAALAGVGRGTVSRVINGSPRVSERARAAVERAVAELGYVPNRAARTLVTSRTDAIALVVPEAETRLFSEPYFADIISGVSAELADTDMQLLLVLVRDQRERERLSAYLRAQRVDGVLLVAVHRDDPLPGVLEDLGIPAVLAGRRGEHEPLGYVAADNAGGARMAVRHLLRRGCQRIATITGPLDMEGAQARLAGYREALAEQDMAFREELVGYADFTERGGRAAMTELLARAPELDAVFCASDVMAAGALQVLRAAGRRVPQDVALVGFDDSIVARHTDPPLTSVRQPIEGMGRLMARQLLDEIAEPGRARRQQVLATELVVRESA; encoded by the coding sequence ATGAGCAGCAGCGCACAGCGACCCGCGGGCGGGCCGGGTGCCCGGCCGACCCTGGAGGAGGTCGCGGCGCTCGCCGGGGTCGGCCGGGGCACGGTCTCCCGGGTGATCAACGGCTCGCCGCGGGTCAGCGAGCGGGCCCGGGCGGCGGTGGAGCGGGCGGTGGCCGAGCTGGGCTACGTGCCCAACCGGGCGGCCCGCACCCTGGTCACCTCGCGCACCGACGCGATCGCCCTGGTGGTGCCGGAGGCCGAGACCCGGCTGTTCTCCGAGCCGTACTTCGCCGACATCATCAGCGGGGTGTCGGCCGAACTCGCCGACACCGACATGCAACTGCTGCTGGTGCTGGTGCGCGACCAGCGCGAGCGCGAACGGCTCTCGGCCTACCTGCGGGCCCAACGGGTCGACGGGGTGCTGCTGGTGGCGGTGCACCGCGACGACCCGCTGCCCGGCGTGCTGGAGGACCTGGGCATACCGGCCGTGCTGGCCGGGCGCCGCGGCGAGCACGAACCGCTCGGCTACGTCGCGGCGGACAACGCCGGCGGCGCCCGGATGGCCGTGCGCCACCTGCTGCGCCGCGGCTGCCAGCGGATCGCCACCATCACCGGCCCGTTGGACATGGAGGGTGCGCAGGCCCGACTGGCCGGCTACCGGGAGGCGTTGGCCGAGCAGGACATGGCGTTCCGCGAGGAGCTGGTCGGCTACGCCGACTTCACCGAGCGCGGCGGCCGCGCCGCGATGACCGAACTGCTGGCGCGGGCACCGGAGCTGGACGCGGTCTTCTGCGCCTCCGACGTGATGGCGGCCGGCGCCCTCCAGGTGCTGCGCGCCGCCGGGCGCCGGGTGCCGCAGGACGTCGCCCTGGTGGGCTTCGACGACTCGATCGTGGCCCGGCACACCGACCCGCCGCTGACCAGCGTGCGCCAGCCGATCGAGGGGATGGGCCGCCTGATGGCCCGTCAACTGCTGGACGAGATCGCCGAACCGGGGCGGGCCAGGCGCCAACAGGTGCTGGCCACCGAACTGGTGGTGCGGGAGTCCGCCTGA
- a CDS encoding helix-turn-helix domain-containing protein, whose translation MTAPRQTLPSQLATELRRENRAIAAEIIREIRAQVPEFSRPLAGKFGAGIQQGVETALEEFADLVAGAEPGGPERLKVYRALGRGELTEGRSLDALQAAYRLGARVAWRRYARVVRRAGVSTEVVAALAEAVFAHIDEVAAASVQGYVEAQADQAGSLGRARLQLLHLLVGGAEPAALAAAAARADWPLPTELVCVALGPAQPQPGAPDGPLGAGGGRERLPAAALADFEAAEPFLLLPDPAALLDDERVRQVLRGRGAVIGPAVPLDAAADSLRWARSVRARLPRPGPVEPVDCSARLAELLLIGDEPLVRLVGARRLAPLEGLTAKQAERLAATLLAWLQAGRGSAPEVAARLGVHPQTARQRLHQVQRLFGAALSDPDARFELEVALRYRRLTDGQSD comes from the coding sequence TTGACCGCGCCCCGGCAGACGCTGCCCAGTCAACTGGCCACCGAGCTCCGCCGGGAGAACCGGGCGATCGCCGCGGAGATCATCCGGGAGATTCGTGCACAGGTCCCGGAATTCTCCCGGCCATTGGCCGGAAAGTTCGGCGCGGGAATCCAGCAGGGCGTGGAGACGGCGCTGGAGGAATTCGCCGACCTGGTGGCCGGCGCCGAACCCGGCGGCCCGGAGCGGCTCAAGGTGTACCGGGCGCTGGGCCGCGGCGAGCTGACCGAGGGCCGCAGCCTGGACGCGCTGCAGGCCGCCTACCGGCTGGGCGCCCGGGTGGCCTGGCGGCGGTACGCCCGGGTGGTGCGCCGGGCCGGGGTCTCCACCGAGGTGGTCGCGGCGCTGGCCGAGGCGGTCTTCGCGCACATCGACGAGGTCGCCGCCGCCTCCGTGCAGGGCTACGTGGAGGCCCAGGCCGACCAGGCCGGCAGCCTCGGCCGGGCCCGGCTCCAGCTGCTCCACCTGCTGGTCGGCGGCGCCGAGCCGGCCGCGCTGGCGGCCGCCGCCGCCCGGGCCGACTGGCCGCTGCCGACCGAGCTGGTCTGCGTGGCGCTCGGGCCGGCGCAGCCGCAGCCGGGCGCGCCGGACGGACCGCTGGGGGCCGGCGGCGGGCGGGAGCGGCTGCCGGCCGCCGCGCTGGCCGACTTCGAGGCCGCCGAGCCGTTCCTGCTGCTGCCGGACCCGGCCGCGCTGCTCGACGACGAGCGGGTCCGCCAGGTGCTGCGCGGCCGGGGCGCGGTGATCGGCCCGGCCGTGCCGCTGGACGCCGCCGCCGACTCGCTGCGCTGGGCCCGCTCGGTGCGGGCCCGGCTGCCGCGGCCGGGCCCGGTCGAGCCGGTGGACTGCTCGGCCCGGCTGGCCGAGCTGCTGCTGATCGGCGACGAACCGCTGGTCCGGCTGGTCGGGGCGCGCCGGCTGGCACCGCTGGAGGGCCTGACGGCCAAGCAGGCCGAGCGGTTGGCCGCCACCCTGCTGGCCTGGCTGCAGGCCGGCCGGGGCAGCGCGCCCGAGGTGGCCGCCCGGCTCGGCGTGCACCCGCAGACCGCCCGGCAGCGGCTGCACCAGGTGCAGCGGCTGTTCGGCGCGGCGCTGAGCGATCCGGACGCGCGCTTCGAGCTGGAGGTGGCGCTGCGCTACCGGCGCCTCACCGACGGCCAGTCGGACTGA
- a CDS encoding esterase/lipase family protein: MRLHHSLALAATAVAGLLAATAGPAAAADDYPIDYHASSGFVAGFTTPEQAPPGADDPACRPSAAHPDPVVLVHGTFENRNDNWRAAAPLLADHGYCVYTFNYGGGSDGAWIQGTGPIEDGAAALAGFVDQVLAHTGAAKVDLVGHSQGGMMPRYYLKNLGGAAKVDQLIGLAPSNQGTTLDGLTALGTQLGLLEPANAFLSTVGCPACVEQEIGSPFMTALNAGGETVPGVRYTVIATVDDEVVTPYTNAFLPAGPDVTDITVQDQCALDATEHVEIAYDPIALTDVLNALDPAHPQPIPCQVVLPITGPLT; encoded by the coding sequence ATGAGACTCCACCACAGCCTGGCCCTGGCGGCCACCGCCGTGGCCGGCCTGCTGGCCGCCACCGCCGGACCGGCCGCCGCGGCCGACGACTACCCGATCGACTACCACGCGAGCAGCGGCTTCGTGGCCGGCTTCACCACCCCGGAGCAGGCCCCGCCCGGCGCCGACGACCCGGCCTGCCGCCCGAGCGCGGCGCACCCCGACCCGGTGGTCCTGGTGCACGGCACCTTCGAGAACCGCAACGACAACTGGCGCGCCGCCGCCCCGCTGCTGGCCGACCACGGCTACTGCGTCTACACCTTCAACTACGGCGGCGGCTCGGACGGCGCGTGGATCCAGGGCACCGGGCCGATCGAGGACGGCGCCGCCGCGCTGGCCGGCTTCGTGGACCAGGTGCTGGCGCACACCGGCGCGGCCAAGGTCGACCTGGTCGGCCACTCGCAGGGCGGCATGATGCCGCGCTACTACCTGAAGAACCTCGGCGGCGCGGCCAAGGTGGACCAGCTGATCGGCCTGGCCCCGAGCAACCAGGGCACCACGCTGGACGGCCTGACCGCGCTCGGCACCCAGCTGGGCCTGCTGGAGCCGGCCAACGCCTTCCTGAGTACCGTCGGCTGCCCGGCCTGCGTCGAGCAGGAGATCGGCAGCCCGTTCATGACGGCGCTGAACGCGGGCGGCGAGACGGTGCCCGGGGTGCGCTACACGGTGATCGCCACCGTCGACGACGAGGTGGTCACCCCGTACACCAACGCCTTCCTGCCGGCCGGTCCGGACGTCACGGACATCACCGTGCAGGACCAGTGCGCGCTGGACGCCACCGAGCACGTGGAGATCGCCTACGACCCGATCGCGCTCACCGACGTGCTGAACGCGCTGGACCCGGCCCACCCGCAGCCGATCCCGTGCCAGGTGGTGCTGCCGATCACCGGGCCGCTGACCTGA
- a CDS encoding DUF3515 domain-containing protein has product MSTPNRPLRVLRELPAPVRWLSLPAVLAACAAAVLWPGDYQPPTTAPVPAADAVGPCLALMKQLPQQIEGHPRTDPSAYVAVWASSPRTVLRCGVPRPASLDTHGSELGPNVDGVQWYMEGDGHGGNKFTLTLHQLYVEVAVPEGATPYPADPLAPVSPAVLATIPDLSGELNNPSD; this is encoded by the coding sequence GTGTCCACACCGAACCGTCCGCTGCGCGTGCTCCGGGAGCTGCCCGCCCCGGTGCGCTGGCTCAGCCTGCCCGCGGTGCTGGCCGCATGCGCGGCGGCCGTGCTCTGGCCCGGCGACTACCAGCCGCCGACCACCGCGCCGGTGCCCGCCGCCGACGCGGTCGGCCCGTGCCTGGCACTGATGAAGCAGTTGCCGCAGCAGATCGAGGGCCACCCGCGGACCGACCCGTCCGCCTACGTGGCGGTCTGGGCCAGCTCGCCGCGCACCGTGCTGCGCTGCGGGGTGCCGCGCCCGGCCTCGCTGGACACCCACGGCAGCGAGCTGGGGCCGAACGTGGACGGCGTCCAGTGGTACATGGAGGGCGACGGCCACGGCGGCAACAAGTTCACCCTGACCCTGCACCAGCTGTACGTCGAGGTCGCCGTCCCCGAGGGCGCCACCCCCTACCCCGCCGATCCGCTGGCCCCCGTGTCGCCCGCCGTGCTGGCCACCATCCCGGACCTGAGCGGCGAGCTGAACAATCCGAGCGACTGA
- a CDS encoding YceI family protein, which yields MTTPPLTELTGRYDIDPHHSRIGFVARHAMVTKVRGHFKEFEGSTVIDGADPAKSSATVTLKTASIDTGVEQRDNHLRTNDFLDAPAFPEIVFRSTGIEARGGNEYRLNGELTVKGTTKPVSLDVEFDGTATDPYGNQRLGFEGSTTISRKDFGVTWNAPLEGGGVLVGDKITLEFDVSAIRRKD from the coding sequence ATGACCACGCCCCCGCTCACCGAGCTCACCGGCCGCTACGACATCGACCCGCACCACAGCAGGATCGGCTTCGTCGCCCGGCACGCGATGGTCACCAAGGTGCGCGGCCACTTCAAGGAGTTCGAGGGCAGCACGGTGATCGACGGCGCCGACCCCGCCAAGTCCTCCGCGACCGTGACCCTGAAGACCGCCAGCATCGACACCGGCGTCGAGCAGCGCGACAACCACCTGCGCACCAACGACTTCCTGGACGCGCCGGCCTTCCCGGAGATCGTCTTCCGGTCCACCGGCATCGAGGCGCGCGGCGGCAACGAGTACCGGCTGAACGGCGAGCTGACGGTCAAGGGCACCACCAAGCCGGTCAGCCTGGACGTGGAGTTCGACGGCACCGCCACCGATCCCTACGGCAACCAGCGGCTCGGCTTCGAGGGGAGCACCACGATCAGCCGCAAGGACTTCGGGGTCACCTGGAACGCCCCGCTGGAGGGCGGCGGCGTGCTGGTCGGCGACAAGATCACGCTGGAGTTCGACGTCTCGGCCATCCGGCGCAAGGACTGA
- a CDS encoding serine hydrolase domain-containing protein produces MLDGLADFCTEELAEHGCASVSIAVARGGEIVLEQAHGFADTATGRPATPGTAYALASISKAITATGVCLAVDDGLLGLDDPAPGPGGGPVPTVRQLLQHRSGLRGYHDFHYDPSTPSPIDPDRYAQPLAEPGSGFEYSNLGYRRLGALLERATGRELGDFLRERVLLPLGMTDTFYGAAYPGSAPTAERYTADGRRYPVCTMGTPAAGAAWATAGDLARFGHGAPGLLRPETAAAAGEALAITEHVGYGLGWIISTGPGPQVRSHGGGMGGVAAMVVAVPELDLSLGVLCNSTNKAARDAILDHLLTELVPGYDPRTISPFPPDPARPPALPEGRWAGQIFTSEGQVPIRVAILTEGRITVALGDGPSVTAEASAGSDYELRAALDLQLPTADARVASPELALGLNRRGEGLVGRVAAHKNGDRTGLLGNYLVHACELAPI; encoded by the coding sequence ATGCTCGACGGGCTGGCGGATTTCTGTACGGAGGAACTGGCGGAGCACGGGTGCGCATCCGTCTCGATCGCGGTCGCCAGGGGCGGGGAGATCGTGCTGGAACAGGCGCACGGCTTCGCCGACACGGCCACCGGCCGACCCGCGACCCCCGGCACCGCCTACGCGCTGGCCTCGATCAGCAAGGCGATCACTGCGACCGGCGTCTGCCTGGCCGTCGACGACGGACTGCTCGGCCTGGACGACCCGGCGCCCGGCCCGGGCGGCGGCCCGGTGCCGACGGTGCGTCAGCTGCTCCAGCACCGCAGCGGCCTGCGCGGCTACCACGACTTCCACTACGACCCGAGCACCCCGAGCCCGATCGACCCGGACCGCTACGCGCAGCCGCTGGCCGAGCCCGGCAGCGGCTTCGAGTACTCCAACCTCGGCTACCGCCGGCTCGGCGCGCTGCTGGAGCGGGCCACCGGCCGGGAGCTGGGCGACTTCCTGCGCGAGCGGGTGCTGCTGCCGCTCGGCATGACCGACACCTTCTACGGCGCCGCGTACCCCGGCAGCGCGCCGACCGCCGAGCGCTACACGGCGGACGGCCGACGGTACCCGGTCTGCACCATGGGCACGCCCGCCGCCGGTGCGGCCTGGGCCACCGCCGGCGACCTGGCCCGGTTCGGCCACGGCGCGCCCGGGCTGCTCCGGCCGGAGACCGCCGCCGCGGCCGGCGAGGCACTGGCGATCACCGAGCACGTCGGTTACGGCCTCGGCTGGATCATCTCCACCGGCCCCGGCCCGCAGGTGCGCAGCCACGGCGGCGGCATGGGCGGGGTGGCGGCCATGGTGGTCGCCGTCCCGGAGCTGGACCTCTCGCTCGGGGTGCTCTGCAACAGCACCAACAAGGCGGCCCGGGACGCGATCCTGGACCACCTGCTGACCGAGCTGGTGCCCGGCTACGACCCCCGGACGATCTCCCCCTTCCCGCCCGATCCGGCCCGGCCGCCGGCGCTGCCCGAAGGCCGGTGGGCCGGTCAGATCTTCACATCCGAGGGTCAAGTCCCCATCCGAGTCGCTATTCTGACGGAAGGTCGGATCACCGTGGCGCTCGGTGACGGACCGTCGGTGACCGCCGAGGCGTCCGCCGGGAGCGACTACGAACTGCGCGCCGCGCTCGACCTGCAGCTGCCCACGGCCGATGCCCGGGTGGCCAGCCCGGAGCTCGCCCTGGGGCTCAACCGCCGGGGCGAGGGGCTGGTCGGCCGGGTCGCGGCCCACAAGAACGGCGACCGGACCGGACTGCTCGGGAACTACCTCGTGCACGCCTGCGAGCTGGCGCCGATCTGA